Proteins from one Juglans microcarpa x Juglans regia isolate MS1-56 chromosome 1S, Jm3101_v1.0, whole genome shotgun sequence genomic window:
- the LOC121246917 gene encoding pleiotropic drug resistance protein 3-like isoform X3 produces MKYGEISYNGYKLDEFVPQKSSAYISQYDLHIPEMTVRETIDFSACCQGVGSRADIMMEVSRKEKAAGIVPDPDVDTYMKAIAVEGQKRNLQTDYVLKILGLDICSDIMVGDALKRGISGGQKKRLTTGEMIVGPSKALFMDEISTGLDSSTTFQVVTCLHQLVHITDTTALVSLLQPAPETFDLFDEVILMAEGKIVYHGPRSHVLQFFEDCGFKCPERKGAADFLQEVISKKDQAQYWYHAGLPYNYVSVDQFSEMFKASDLGQRLNDELSEPYDKSKSHRNALSFSIYSLRKWELFKACMSRELLLMKRNSFVYVFKTVQLIITAFIAMTIFLRTQTTVDLNSANYFLGALYYTLVRLMTNGVAELSLTITRLPVVYKQRSFYLYPAWAYSIPASILKIPFSLVDSILWTALTYYVIGYSPEVGRFFSQFLLLFALHLASTSMCRFIASIFRTMETASTCGALILMTLFLFGGFIIPKTSLPPWLSWGFWLSPMTYAQIGIALNEFLAPRWQKVSKGNTTIGTEFLTSHGLNFEGYFYWISLGALLGFTILFDAGFVLALTYLPAPKMSRAIISKKSISQIQEKNGSRSRTQLDNQSTLGTFSKATEETKSSGMLVLPFEPLTIAFKDVRYFVDTPPEMRKKGFNQKRLQLLRDITGAFRPGILTALMGVSGAGKTTLMDVLSGRKTGGIIEGDIRIGGYPKIQSTFARISGYCEQNDIHSPQITVKESVTYSAWLRLPPETDPETKARFVEEVIETIELDDIKDFLVGIPGQSGLSTEQRKRLTIAVELISNPSIIFMDEPTSGLDARAAAIVMRAVKNVVATGRTTVCTIHQPSIDVFENFDELILMKIGGQIIYSGMLGRHSSKLIKYFEGISGVPKIKNNYNPATWMLEVTSASVEAEIGLDFAKIYKESPLYRDTIELVRQLSEPQPGSSDLQFPSRFPESGWVQFIACLWKQYLSYWRSPEYNLGRFVFVIAAALVFGAVFWQKGKEIKTEQDLFNILGSMYSAVIFLGLNNCSSVLPYVVTERTVLYREKFAGMYSSKAYSFAQMAIEIPYVLLETVLYVAITYPTIGYQWSVYKLFWYFYATFCTLLYFVYLGMLIVSLSTNLEVASILATAVYTILNLFSGFLMPGPKIPKWWIWCYWICPTSWSLNGLLTSQYGDINKEILIFGELKTISSFLEDYYGFQHDRLGLVAFVLIAYPLIYASLFAYCIGKVNFQSR; encoded by the exons ATGAAGTATG GGGAAATCTCTTACAACGGTTACAAACTAGATGAGTTTGTTCCACAGAAATCATCAGCTTACATAAGCCAATATGACCTGCACATACCTGAAATGACTGTGAGGGAAACAATTGACTTTTCAGCGTGCTGCCAGGGTGTTGGAAGCAGAGCTG ATATCATGATGGAAGTAAGCAGAAAAGAGAAAGCAGCAGGAATTGTTCCTGACCCTGACGTGGACACTTATATGAAG GCAATAGCAGTTGAAGGACAAAAACGAAATCTCCAAACGGACTATGTTTTGAAG ATCCTTGGACTGGATATCTGCAGTGATATAATGGTTGGCGATGCATTGAAAAGAGGCATTTCGGGTGGCCAGAAGAAAAGGTTAACAACAG GGGAGATGATTGTTGGGCCCTCAAAAGCTCTATTTATGGATGAAATATCGACTGGATTGGATAGCTCCACAACCTTTCAGGTTGTTACCTGTCTTCATCAATTGGTGCACATCACTGATACAACTGCATTGGTTTCACTTCTTCAACCAGCTCCCGAAACATTTGATCTATTTGATGAAGTGATACTGATGGCAGAAGGGAAAATAGTATACCATGGTCCTCGTAGTCATGTACTTCAATTTTTTGAGGATTGTGGTTTCAAGTGCCCAGAAAGAAAAGGTGCTGCAGACTTCCTTCAGGAG GTAATCTCCAAGAAGGATCAGGCACAATACTGGTACCATGCTGGCCTTCCCTATAATTATGTTTCAGTGGATCAGTTCTCTGAAATGTTCAAAGCAAGCGATTTAGGACAGAGGTTAAATGATGAACTCTCAGAGCCATATGATAAATCTAAGAGCCACAGAAATGCTTTGTCGTTCAGTATTTACTCTTTGAGAAAATGGGAATTGTTCAAAGCTTGCATGTCCAGAGAGCTACTTCTCATGAAACGGAACTCATTTGTCTATGTGTTCAAGACAGTCCAG CTTATCATCACTGCATTTATTGCAATGACTATATTTCTACGCACTCAGACGACTGTGGACTTGAACAGTGCCAATTATTTTTTGGGCGCTCTATACTATACACTTGTCAGACTCATGACCAATGGAGTTGCAGAACTGTCCTTGACAATCACCAGACTCCCAGTGGTTTACAAGCAAAGATCATTCTATCTGTATCCAGCATGGGCTTATTCCATCCCAGCATCTATACTGAAAATTCCATTTTCTCTGGTTGATTCAATACTTTGGACAGCACTGACTTACTATGTTATTGGGTATAGCCCTGAAGTAGGGAG GTTCTTTTCCCAGTTTCTTTTGCTGTTTGCCCTACATCTAGCATCAACGTCTATGTGTCGTTTCATCGCCTCAATTTTCCGGACTATGGAGACTGCATCAACTTGTGGCGCTTTGATCTTAATGACACTTTTCTTGTTTGGAGGCTTCATTATTCCTAAAA CCTCTTTACCACCTTGGCTGAGTTGGGGCTTCTGGCTTTCTCCCATGACTTATGCACAAATAGGCATAGCGCTAAATGAATTCCTTGCTCCACGATGGCAAAAG GTTTCAAAGGGAAACACGACCATAGGGACGGAGTTTCTAACCAGTCATGGCTTGAACTTTGAGGGCTATTTCTATTGGATATCATTAGGGGCTTTGCTTGGGTTCACCATACTTTTTGATGCAGGCTTTGTCTTAGCCTTAACTTACTTGCCAG CTCCTAAAATGTCTCGAGCTATTATTTCGAAGAAAAGTATTTCTCagatacaagaaaaaaatggtAGCAGAAGTAGGACACAACTGGATAACCAATCAACTCTAGGTACCTTTTCCAAAGCTACTGAAGAGACAAAAAGTTCTG GGATGCTGGTCCTACCATTTGAGCCTCTGACAATAGCATTCAAGGATGTGCGATACTTTGTTGATACGCCTCCG GAGATGAGAAAGAAGGGTTTCAATCAGAAAAGGCTTCAGCTGCTTCGAGATATTACAGGAGCATTTAGGCCAGGAATTCTTACAGCACTTATGGGGGTCAGTGGAGCTGGGAAAACGACTCTCATGGATGTCCTTTCTGGAAGGAAAACTGGAGGTATTATTGAAGGGGATATAAGAATAGGAGGGTATCCCAAGATCCAGAGTACATTTGCAAGAATATCAGGTTACTGTGAGCAAAATGATATACATTCTCCTCAGATTACTGTAAAAGAATCAGTGACATACTCAGCTTGGTTGCGGTTGCCACCTGAGACTGATCCAGAGACAAAAGCT AGATTTGTAGAAGAAGTCATTGAAACAATTGAACTTGatgatataaaagattttttagttGGCATTCCCGGCCAAAGTGGCCTATCTACCGAACAACGTAAAAGGCTAACAATTGCAGTGGAGCTTATTTCCAATCCGTCGATTATATTTATGGATGAACCTACGTCAGGTTTAGATGCCAGAGCAGCTGCAATTGTAATGCGTGCAGTGAAGAATGTAGTTGCCACTGGAAGGACAACAGTTTGCACCATCCACCAACCAAGCATTGACgtatttgagaattttgatgAG TTGATTCTAATGAAAATTGGAGGACAGATTATCTACTCTGGAATGCTAGGTCGCCATTCAAGTAAActcattaaatattttgag GGTATTTCTGGTGTgccaaagataaaaaataattataatccAGCAACATGGATGCTAGAAGTTACTTCAGCTTCAGTAGAAGCAGAAATTGGTTTAGATTTTGCCAAAATCTATAAGGAGTCACCTCTATATCG TGACACCATCGAGTTAGTACGACAGCTGAGTGAACCACAGCCAGGATCAAGTGACTTGCAGTTTCCCTCTCGTTTTCCAGAAAGTGGCTGGGTTCAGTTTATTGCATGCCTATGGAAACAATACTTATCTTATTGGAGGAGTCCTGAATACAACTTGGGACGTTTTGTGTTTGTGATTGCTGCCGCACTGGTGTTTGGGGCAGTCTTTTGGCAGAAAGGAAAGGAGAT AAAAACTGAGCAGGATTTGTTCAACATACTTGGATCCATGTATAGTGCTGTAATATTCTTAGGCCTAAACAATTGTTCATCGGTTCTACCATATGTGGTAACTGAGCGCACCGTTCTGTACCGGGAAAAATTTGCTGGAATGTACTCCTCAAAGGCTTACTCATTTGCACAG ATGGCCATCGAAATACCTTATGTGCTGCTGGAAACAGTTTTGTATGTGGCCATTACATATCCAACAATAGGGTACCAATGGTCAGTTTACAAGCTCTTTTGGTACTTCTATGCCACATTCTGCACTCTTCTATACTTTGTGTATCTTGGGATGCTGATTGTTTCATTGAGCACAAATCTCGAAGTAGCTTCCATTTTGGCAACTGCAGTCTACACCATATTGAACCTTTTCTCAGGCTTCCTAATGCCAGGACCG AAAATTCCAAAGTGGTGGATCTGGTGCTATTGGATTTGCCCTACATCTTGGTCCCTGAATGGCCTGCTGACTTCACAATACGGAGACATTAATAAAGAGATATTGATCTTTGGGGAGCTCAAGACGATTAGTTCTTTTCTTGAGGATTATTATGGCTTTCAACATGATCGTTTAGGCCTTGTGGCCTTTGTTCTCATTGCTTATCCGCTCATTTATGCTTCCCTGTTTGCCTATTGCATAGGGAAAGTAAATTTCCAAAGCAGGTAG
- the LOC121246917 gene encoding pleiotropic drug resistance protein 3-like isoform X4 → MTVRETIDFSACCQGVGSRADIMMEVSRKEKAAGIVPDPDVDTYMKAIAVEGQKRNLQTDYVLKILGLDICSDIMVGDALKRGISGGQKKRLTTGEMIVGPSKALFMDEISTGLDSSTTFQVVTCLHQLVHITDTTALVSLLQPAPETFDLFDEVILMAEGKIVYHGPRSHVLQFFEDCGFKCPERKGAADFLQEVISKKDQAQYWYHAGLPYNYVSVDQFSEMFKASDLGQRLNDELSEPYDKSKSHRNALSFSIYSLRKWELFKACMSRELLLMKRNSFVYVFKTVQLIITAFIAMTIFLRTQTTVDLNSANYFLGALYYTLVRLMTNGVAELSLTITRLPVVYKQRSFYLYPAWAYSIPASILKIPFSLVDSILWTALTYYVIGYSPEVGRFFSQFLLLFALHLASTSMCRFIASIFRTMETASTCGALILMTLFLFGGFIIPKTSLPPWLSWGFWLSPMTYAQIGIALNEFLAPRWQKVSKGNTTIGTEFLTSHGLNFEGYFYWISLGALLGFTILFDAGFVLALTYLPAPKMSRAIISKKSISQIQEKNGSRSRTQLDNQSTLGTFSKATEETKSSGMLVLPFEPLTIAFKDVRYFVDTPPEMRKKGFNQKRLQLLRDITGAFRPGILTALMGVSGAGKTTLMDVLSGRKTGGIIEGDIRIGGYPKIQSTFARISGYCEQNDIHSPQITVKESVTYSAWLRLPPETDPETKARFVEEVIETIELDDIKDFLVGIPGQSGLSTEQRKRLTIAVELISNPSIIFMDEPTSGLDARAAAIVMRAVKNVVATGRTTVCTIHQPSIDVFENFDELILMKIGGQIIYSGMLGRHSSKLIKYFEGISGVPKIKNNYNPATWMLEVTSASVEAEIGLDFAKIYKESPLYRDTIELVRQLSEPQPGSSDLQFPSRFPESGWVQFIACLWKQYLSYWRSPEYNLGRFVFVIAAALVFGAVFWQKGKEIKTEQDLFNILGSMYSAVIFLGLNNCSSVLPYVVTERTVLYREKFAGMYSSKAYSFAQMAIEIPYVLLETVLYVAITYPTIGYQWSVYKLFWYFYATFCTLLYFVYLGMLIVSLSTNLEVASILATAVYTILNLFSGFLMPGPKIPKWWIWCYWICPTSWSLNGLLTSQYGDINKEILIFGELKTISSFLEDYYGFQHDRLGLVAFVLIAYPLIYASLFAYCIGKVNFQSR, encoded by the exons ATGACTGTGAGGGAAACAATTGACTTTTCAGCGTGCTGCCAGGGTGTTGGAAGCAGAGCTG ATATCATGATGGAAGTAAGCAGAAAAGAGAAAGCAGCAGGAATTGTTCCTGACCCTGACGTGGACACTTATATGAAG GCAATAGCAGTTGAAGGACAAAAACGAAATCTCCAAACGGACTATGTTTTGAAG ATCCTTGGACTGGATATCTGCAGTGATATAATGGTTGGCGATGCATTGAAAAGAGGCATTTCGGGTGGCCAGAAGAAAAGGTTAACAACAG GGGAGATGATTGTTGGGCCCTCAAAAGCTCTATTTATGGATGAAATATCGACTGGATTGGATAGCTCCACAACCTTTCAGGTTGTTACCTGTCTTCATCAATTGGTGCACATCACTGATACAACTGCATTGGTTTCACTTCTTCAACCAGCTCCCGAAACATTTGATCTATTTGATGAAGTGATACTGATGGCAGAAGGGAAAATAGTATACCATGGTCCTCGTAGTCATGTACTTCAATTTTTTGAGGATTGTGGTTTCAAGTGCCCAGAAAGAAAAGGTGCTGCAGACTTCCTTCAGGAG GTAATCTCCAAGAAGGATCAGGCACAATACTGGTACCATGCTGGCCTTCCCTATAATTATGTTTCAGTGGATCAGTTCTCTGAAATGTTCAAAGCAAGCGATTTAGGACAGAGGTTAAATGATGAACTCTCAGAGCCATATGATAAATCTAAGAGCCACAGAAATGCTTTGTCGTTCAGTATTTACTCTTTGAGAAAATGGGAATTGTTCAAAGCTTGCATGTCCAGAGAGCTACTTCTCATGAAACGGAACTCATTTGTCTATGTGTTCAAGACAGTCCAG CTTATCATCACTGCATTTATTGCAATGACTATATTTCTACGCACTCAGACGACTGTGGACTTGAACAGTGCCAATTATTTTTTGGGCGCTCTATACTATACACTTGTCAGACTCATGACCAATGGAGTTGCAGAACTGTCCTTGACAATCACCAGACTCCCAGTGGTTTACAAGCAAAGATCATTCTATCTGTATCCAGCATGGGCTTATTCCATCCCAGCATCTATACTGAAAATTCCATTTTCTCTGGTTGATTCAATACTTTGGACAGCACTGACTTACTATGTTATTGGGTATAGCCCTGAAGTAGGGAG GTTCTTTTCCCAGTTTCTTTTGCTGTTTGCCCTACATCTAGCATCAACGTCTATGTGTCGTTTCATCGCCTCAATTTTCCGGACTATGGAGACTGCATCAACTTGTGGCGCTTTGATCTTAATGACACTTTTCTTGTTTGGAGGCTTCATTATTCCTAAAA CCTCTTTACCACCTTGGCTGAGTTGGGGCTTCTGGCTTTCTCCCATGACTTATGCACAAATAGGCATAGCGCTAAATGAATTCCTTGCTCCACGATGGCAAAAG GTTTCAAAGGGAAACACGACCATAGGGACGGAGTTTCTAACCAGTCATGGCTTGAACTTTGAGGGCTATTTCTATTGGATATCATTAGGGGCTTTGCTTGGGTTCACCATACTTTTTGATGCAGGCTTTGTCTTAGCCTTAACTTACTTGCCAG CTCCTAAAATGTCTCGAGCTATTATTTCGAAGAAAAGTATTTCTCagatacaagaaaaaaatggtAGCAGAAGTAGGACACAACTGGATAACCAATCAACTCTAGGTACCTTTTCCAAAGCTACTGAAGAGACAAAAAGTTCTG GGATGCTGGTCCTACCATTTGAGCCTCTGACAATAGCATTCAAGGATGTGCGATACTTTGTTGATACGCCTCCG GAGATGAGAAAGAAGGGTTTCAATCAGAAAAGGCTTCAGCTGCTTCGAGATATTACAGGAGCATTTAGGCCAGGAATTCTTACAGCACTTATGGGGGTCAGTGGAGCTGGGAAAACGACTCTCATGGATGTCCTTTCTGGAAGGAAAACTGGAGGTATTATTGAAGGGGATATAAGAATAGGAGGGTATCCCAAGATCCAGAGTACATTTGCAAGAATATCAGGTTACTGTGAGCAAAATGATATACATTCTCCTCAGATTACTGTAAAAGAATCAGTGACATACTCAGCTTGGTTGCGGTTGCCACCTGAGACTGATCCAGAGACAAAAGCT AGATTTGTAGAAGAAGTCATTGAAACAATTGAACTTGatgatataaaagattttttagttGGCATTCCCGGCCAAAGTGGCCTATCTACCGAACAACGTAAAAGGCTAACAATTGCAGTGGAGCTTATTTCCAATCCGTCGATTATATTTATGGATGAACCTACGTCAGGTTTAGATGCCAGAGCAGCTGCAATTGTAATGCGTGCAGTGAAGAATGTAGTTGCCACTGGAAGGACAACAGTTTGCACCATCCACCAACCAAGCATTGACgtatttgagaattttgatgAG TTGATTCTAATGAAAATTGGAGGACAGATTATCTACTCTGGAATGCTAGGTCGCCATTCAAGTAAActcattaaatattttgag GGTATTTCTGGTGTgccaaagataaaaaataattataatccAGCAACATGGATGCTAGAAGTTACTTCAGCTTCAGTAGAAGCAGAAATTGGTTTAGATTTTGCCAAAATCTATAAGGAGTCACCTCTATATCG TGACACCATCGAGTTAGTACGACAGCTGAGTGAACCACAGCCAGGATCAAGTGACTTGCAGTTTCCCTCTCGTTTTCCAGAAAGTGGCTGGGTTCAGTTTATTGCATGCCTATGGAAACAATACTTATCTTATTGGAGGAGTCCTGAATACAACTTGGGACGTTTTGTGTTTGTGATTGCTGCCGCACTGGTGTTTGGGGCAGTCTTTTGGCAGAAAGGAAAGGAGAT AAAAACTGAGCAGGATTTGTTCAACATACTTGGATCCATGTATAGTGCTGTAATATTCTTAGGCCTAAACAATTGTTCATCGGTTCTACCATATGTGGTAACTGAGCGCACCGTTCTGTACCGGGAAAAATTTGCTGGAATGTACTCCTCAAAGGCTTACTCATTTGCACAG ATGGCCATCGAAATACCTTATGTGCTGCTGGAAACAGTTTTGTATGTGGCCATTACATATCCAACAATAGGGTACCAATGGTCAGTTTACAAGCTCTTTTGGTACTTCTATGCCACATTCTGCACTCTTCTATACTTTGTGTATCTTGGGATGCTGATTGTTTCATTGAGCACAAATCTCGAAGTAGCTTCCATTTTGGCAACTGCAGTCTACACCATATTGAACCTTTTCTCAGGCTTCCTAATGCCAGGACCG AAAATTCCAAAGTGGTGGATCTGGTGCTATTGGATTTGCCCTACATCTTGGTCCCTGAATGGCCTGCTGACTTCACAATACGGAGACATTAATAAAGAGATATTGATCTTTGGGGAGCTCAAGACGATTAGTTCTTTTCTTGAGGATTATTATGGCTTTCAACATGATCGTTTAGGCCTTGTGGCCTTTGTTCTCATTGCTTATCCGCTCATTTATGCTTCCCTGTTTGCCTATTGCATAGGGAAAGTAAATTTCCAAAGCAGGTAG